From a region of the Campylobacter showae genome:
- the accA gene encoding acetyl-CoA carboxylase carboxyl transferase subunit alpha: protein MASYLDFEQGIKQIDDDIANARIRGDEHAVEILNKNLEKETAKIYKNLNEFQRLALARHPDRPYAIDYIKGMMRDYYELHGDRAYRDDGAIVCFIGYIGSKKVVVIGEQKGRGTKNKLKRNFGMPHPEGYRKALRIAKMAEKFGLPILFLIDTPGAYPGVAAEERGQSEAIARNLFEFANLKTPMIAVVIGEGGSGGALAIGVADKLAMMRNSVFSVISPEGCAAILWNDPSKQEQATKALKITADDLKSLNLIDDVIEEPINGAHRDKETAVKALASYFITELDKLEKLKVDELLNARIAKILSAGAFEEGK, encoded by the coding sequence ATGGCAAGTTATCTAGACTTTGAACAAGGTATTAAGCAAATAGATGATGACATCGCAAATGCGAGGATTCGCGGCGATGAACATGCGGTAGAAATTCTAAATAAAAATTTAGAAAAAGAGACCGCTAAAATTTACAAAAATCTTAACGAATTTCAGCGTCTTGCGTTGGCTCGTCACCCAGATCGCCCTTATGCTATCGACTATATCAAAGGTATGATGAGGGATTACTATGAGCTTCACGGCGATAGAGCGTATCGCGACGATGGAGCGATAGTTTGCTTTATCGGCTATATAGGCTCTAAAAAAGTCGTCGTGATAGGCGAGCAAAAGGGCAGAGGAACTAAAAATAAACTAAAAAGAAATTTCGGCATGCCTCATCCAGAGGGTTACCGCAAAGCCTTGCGAATAGCCAAGATGGCTGAGAAATTTGGACTTCCTATACTATTTTTGATCGATACTCCAGGCGCATATCCGGGCGTTGCAGCTGAGGAGCGTGGTCAAAGCGAGGCGATCGCTAGAAATTTATTTGAATTTGCAAATTTAAAAACTCCGATGATAGCCGTCGTTATAGGCGAGGGCGGAAGCGGCGGAGCACTAGCTATAGGCGTAGCCGACAAGCTAGCTATGATGCGAAATTCAGTTTTTTCGGTTATCTCGCCGGAGGGTTGTGCGGCTATACTTTGGAATGATCCGTCAAAACAAGAGCAGGCTACAAAGGCGCTAAAAATAACCGCTGACGATCTAAAAAGCTTAAATTTGATAGACGACGTTATAGAAGAGCCGATAAACGGCGCTCACAGAGATAAAGAAACTGCCGTAAAGGCGCTTGCAAGCTATTTTATAACTGAGCTAGATAAACTTGAAAAGCTAAAAGTGGATGAGCTTTTAAACGCCAGAATAGCTAAAATCTTATCTGCAGGCGCATTTGAAGAGGGTAAATAG
- a CDS encoding radical SAM protein, whose product MNFFAKPSFDNHPCFSKKASAAYGRVHLPVAPNCNIQCNFCNRIYDCANENRPGVTGRVQSPDEAALYAENLFKFRQDISVIGIAGPGDPMCDADKTLATFKKCKARFPHALLCLSTNGLSLPEHVDDIVRIGVSHVTVTVNAVTPEVGGKIYAWVRYKNKIYHGEEGARILGERQEEGIRKLKEARMIVKINTVVIPGINMNHVPQIAQKAKEWQADIMNCMAMIPVHDTPFANIKSPSNEEIRSMRKLIGGSIRQMTHCSRCRADACGKLCEG is encoded by the coding sequence ATGAATTTTTTCGCCAAACCCTCCTTCGACAACCACCCGTGCTTTAGCAAAAAAGCGTCCGCCGCCTACGGGCGCGTGCACCTTCCCGTAGCGCCGAATTGCAATATCCAATGCAATTTTTGCAACCGCATCTACGACTGCGCCAACGAAAATCGCCCCGGCGTAACAGGGAGAGTGCAAAGCCCGGACGAGGCCGCGCTATACGCGGAAAATCTATTTAAATTTAGACAGGATATCTCAGTCATCGGTATCGCAGGACCCGGAGACCCCATGTGCGATGCCGATAAAACCCTAGCGACTTTTAAAAAATGCAAAGCCCGCTTCCCTCACGCCCTACTTTGCCTATCCACAAACGGCCTATCTTTGCCCGAGCATGTGGATGATATCGTGCGAATCGGCGTGAGCCACGTAACGGTGACCGTTAATGCCGTAACGCCCGAAGTGGGCGGCAAAATTTATGCGTGGGTGCGCTACAAAAACAAAATTTATCACGGCGAAGAGGGTGCTAGAATTCTTGGGGAGCGCCAAGAGGAGGGAATCCGCAAACTAAAAGAAGCCCGTATGATCGTTAAGATCAATACGGTCGTAATCCCTGGCATAAATATGAATCACGTCCCGCAAATCGCGCAAAAAGCTAAGGAGTGGCAGGCCGATATCATGAACTGTATGGCGATGATCCCCGTGCATGATACGCCTTTTGCGAATATCAAATCGCCCTCAAACGAAGAAATTCGCAGCATGCGAAAGCTAATCGGCGGCTCTATTCGTCAAATGACTCACTGCAGCAGGTGCCGCGCCGACGCATGCGGCAAGCTTTGCGAAGGTTAA
- the acpP gene encoding acyl carrier protein, translated as MAIFDDVRDVVVEQLSVAPDAVKLESKIIEDLGADSLDVVELVMALEEKFEVEIPDSDAEKLITINDVVSYIEKLNK; from the coding sequence ATGGCAATATTTGATGATGTAAGAGACGTAGTAGTCGAGCAACTAAGCGTGGCTCCGGATGCTGTAAAACTTGAGTCTAAGATTATCGAGGATTTGGGTGCGGACTCGCTTGACGTAGTTGAGCTAGTTATGGCTCTTGAGGAGAAATTTGAGGTAGAGATACCTGATAGCGACGCTGAAAAGCTGATCACTATAAACGACGTCGTAAGCTACATCGAGAAACTAAACAAATAA
- a CDS encoding beta-ketoacyl-ACP synthase II, producing the protein MKRVVVTGIGMINALGLDKDSSFKAICEGKTGVKKITSFDASDFPVQIAAEITDFDPLSVMDAKEVKKVDRFIQLGLKAAKEAMADANFGEFDAENFGVSSAAGIGGLPNIEKNSNILLEKGSRRISPFFIPSALVNMLGGIVSIEHGLKGPNISSVTACAASTHAIIEAAKTIMVGEAQKMLVVGSESTVCGVGIGGFAAMKALSTRNDDPKTASRPFDKDRDGFVMGEGSGALVLEEYESARARGAKIYAEVVGFGESGDAYHITSPSLEGPLSAMKKALKMAGNLQIDYINAHGTSTPTNDKNETAALKALFGGNVPPVSSTKGQTGHCLGAAGAIEAVVSIMAMQEGLIPPTINYATKDEECDLDYVPNVARKAKLNAVMSNSFGFGGTNGSIIFKKI; encoded by the coding sequence TTGAAAAGAGTCGTAGTAACCGGGATTGGGATGATCAACGCTTTAGGGCTCGACAAAGATAGTTCATTTAAGGCTATCTGCGAAGGTAAAACCGGCGTAAAAAAGATAACATCTTTTGACGCGAGCGATTTTCCAGTTCAGATTGCTGCCGAGATAACGGACTTTGACCCGCTTAGCGTGATGGATGCTAAGGAGGTCAAAAAGGTCGACAGATTTATACAGCTTGGATTAAAAGCTGCTAAAGAGGCTATGGCTGACGCAAATTTCGGCGAATTTGATGCTGAAAATTTCGGCGTTAGCTCTGCTGCCGGCATAGGCGGTTTGCCTAATATCGAAAAAAACTCCAATATCTTGCTTGAAAAAGGCTCGAGACGTATTTCTCCATTTTTTATACCTTCTGCGCTAGTAAATATGCTAGGCGGCATAGTTTCGATAGAGCACGGCCTAAAAGGGCCCAATATCTCTAGCGTAACGGCATGTGCGGCATCTACTCACGCCATCATCGAAGCGGCTAAAACTATCATGGTCGGCGAAGCGCAAAAAATGCTAGTCGTAGGCTCCGAGTCTACGGTTTGCGGCGTAGGTATCGGCGGATTTGCGGCCATGAAGGCACTTTCTACTAGAAACGACGATCCGAAAACGGCATCAAGACCTTTCGATAAAGACAGAGACGGCTTTGTTATGGGCGAAGGTAGCGGTGCACTCGTGCTCGAAGAGTATGAAAGCGCTAGGGCTAGAGGGGCTAAAATTTATGCCGAGGTTGTTGGTTTTGGAGAGAGCGGCGATGCGTATCACATTACTTCGCCTTCGCTTGAGGGACCGCTTTCTGCGATGAAAAAAGCCTTGAAAATGGCTGGAAATTTACAGATCGACTACATTAATGCACACGGCACCTCGACACCGACCAATGATAAAAACGAAACTGCAGCATTAAAGGCTCTTTTTGGCGGCAATGTACCGCCGGTTAGCTCTACCAAGGGGCAAACTGGACACTGCCTTGGCGCGGCTGGCGCGATAGAGGCTGTCGTGTCTATAATGGCTATGCAAGAAGGCCTTATACCACCTACGATAAACTACGCAACCAAAGACGAGGAATGCGATCTAGACTATGTGCCAAACGTGGCTAGAAAAGCTAAGCTAAACGCCGTTATGAGCAACTCTTTTGGATTCGGCGGTACGAACGGCTCTATTATATTTAAGAAGATATAA
- the fabG gene encoding 3-oxoacyl-ACP reductase FabG, with translation MKFSGKNVLITGASRGIGAQIAKTLAQMGLKVWINYRSKPEIADALQAEIVANGGQAAVVKFDATDEDEFIKAINLIADADGELSYLVNNAGITNDKLALRMKTEDFTSVIGANLTSAFIGCREALKVMSKKRFGAVVNVASIVGEMGNAGQANYAASKGGMIAMNKSFAKEGAARNIRFNCVTPGFIETDMTSELSDEIKKTYSDNIPLKRFGSASEVAEAVAFLLSDHASYVTGETLKINGGLYM, from the coding sequence ATGAAATTTAGCGGAAAAAACGTGCTAATCACCGGCGCAAGCCGCGGTATCGGCGCGCAGATAGCCAAAACTCTAGCACAAATGGGACTAAAAGTCTGGATAAACTACCGCTCAAAGCCTGAAATAGCCGATGCGTTGCAAGCTGAAATCGTAGCAAACGGCGGACAGGCTGCGGTGGTTAAATTTGACGCGACGGACGAGGATGAGTTTATAAAAGCGATAAATTTGATCGCAGATGCCGACGGCGAGCTAAGCTACCTCGTAAATAACGCCGGTATCACGAACGACAAGCTCGCGCTTCGTATGAAAACAGAGGATTTTACTAGCGTGATAGGCGCAAATTTGACCTCGGCCTTTATTGGATGCCGCGAGGCGCTAAAAGTAATGAGCAAAAAACGCTTCGGCGCCGTAGTAAACGTAGCCTCGATCGTAGGCGAGATGGGCAATGCAGGACAAGCTAACTACGCTGCGAGTAAGGGCGGAATGATCGCGATGAACAAAAGCTTCGCCAAAGAGGGCGCGGCGAGAAATATCCGCTTTAACTGCGTAACACCGGGCTTTATCGAGACTGATATGACGAGCGAGCTAAGCGACGAGATCAAAAAAACCTACAGCGACAACATCCCGCTAAAGCGATTCGGAAGCGCTAGCGAAGTGGCCGAAGCCGTGGCATTTTTGCTAAGCGATCACGCCAGCTACGTCACGGGCGAGACGTTAAAGATCAATGGCGGACTATATATGTAA